The Saccharothrix violaceirubra genome segment CGCGAGTTGTGCGTTCAGACACCGTGAAATGTGCGTTCGGGCACCGTGTGGTCCCGGGTCGGTCGTGGTGGTGCGGGCTTCCTGGCCGACTTGTGCGGGCATGAAGCGAGGCCCCGGTCGCGTGCTGGGTGGCACGACCGGGGCCTCGGGTTGCTGTTGTGTCTTGTCAGGCGATCAGGCCGCCGCGGAAGGCGACCAAGGCCGCCTGCACGCGGTTGACCGCACCGATCTTGCCGAGCACCGAGGACACATAACCCTTGACCGTCGCCTCGGAGAGGTGCAGTGTCCCGCCGATCTCGGCGTTCGACATGCCCTGTCCGATGAGCACGAGGACTTCGCGCTCCCGTTCCGACAGCGAGGCGAGAAGCCGGCGCGCGGGCTCCGCGGCCCGTTCGCCGTCGGCGACCGCGGCCAGCACCCGGGCGGCGACACCGGGATCCAGCACGGCTCCGCCGCGGGCCAGATCGCGCACGGCCTTGACCAGTTGTTCGGGTTCGGTGTCCTTCAACAGGAATCCCGACGCTCCCAGGCGCAGGGCCTCGGACACGTACTCGTCCACGTCGAACGTGGTGAGCATGGCGATCCGGGGCGGGTCCGGGATGGCGCGCAGCCGGCGCAGGGCCATCAACCCGTCCGAGGACCGCATCCTGATGTCGAGCAGCACGACGTGCGGGCGGTGCTGGCGGGCCAGGTCGGCCACCAGGTGCCCGTCGTCGCATTCGGCCACGACCTCGATGTCGCCGCTGCTGCTGAGGATCATGCGAAGGCCGGACCGGACGAGATCTTCGTCGTCGGCCAGCATCACCTTGATCACGACGCCTCCCCGCTTTGGCGTTTCGTGTTCGTACCCGCCCAGCATCGCGCACGAACACGCAAGCTGACGTTAATTCACCGTTATCTCACCATGGAACCGCAGCCCACTCCACGTTCACAGTTGCCGGCGCTTCGGCAGACGTGAAGCACTTTCGCGAACCGTCGGGGCTCGGTATCGTGCGACACACGGGCCACTCGCGCACCTCCGAACCCGCCGTGCGCGTATCGAGACAGTCCACAGTGGACGCGAATCCCGATATGCCATGGGAAAAAGCATAAATCCTTGCCGAAAGCACTGCGGCGGACAGTCGATTCGTACGAATGACGGGTTCCCAACGGACGGCCGGTTGCGGATACTCGCTGTGTGAGCTTGAGGTCCATGCCAGCGCGTGGACCGGTCCGCAGGAAGACCCCGGTCCACCCCCAGGGACCGGGGTCTTCCGTTGTCACCGGTGGAATATCCGCCCGTCAGGCCGTGAACAGGTAGTTGCGCACACCCTCGGTCACGCGTTCGGTCGGCCGCCACGCGTTGTCACGCCACGCACTCATCCGATAGCCGCGCTCCGCGAGCCAATCCACGATGTCCCGCGGCCGGTGCCCGAAGCGGTGCAGGTG includes the following:
- a CDS encoding response regulator gives rise to the protein MIKVMLADDEDLVRSGLRMILSSSGDIEVVAECDDGHLVADLARQHRPHVVLLDIRMRSSDGLMALRRLRAIPDPPRIAMLTTFDVDEYVSEALRLGASGFLLKDTEPEQLVKAVRDLARGGAVLDPGVAARVLAAVADGERAAEPARRLLASLSEREREVLVLIGQGMSNAEIGGTLHLSEATVKGYVSSVLGKIGAVNRVQAALVAFRGGLIA